Proteins from one Choloepus didactylus isolate mChoDid1 chromosome 4, mChoDid1.pri, whole genome shotgun sequence genomic window:
- the LOC119532893 gene encoding olfactory receptor 4K15-like codes for MNQGNTSGVTEFVLHSLSGPRELQLFYFPFFTLFYLSILLGNILIVLTIISEPVLHTPMYFLLSNLSFIDVCLSTFATPKMIADFLVEHKTISFEGCMAQIFFQHVFGGGEMMLLVAMAYDRYVAICQPLHYAAIMSSCKCTGLVLGSWVIGVLHSLSQLVFIVNLPFCGPNKVDSFFCDLPLVIKLACTDTYLLHILMVSYSILMALSSFMLLLISYSVILVTLRHHSSVGLAKAQATLTAHVTVVILFFGPSIVIYAWPSGNFPADKALSIFYTVFTPLLNPLIYALRNKEVITAMRKLRSQQISS; via the coding sequence ATGAATCAAGGAAATACCTCAGGAGTGACTGAATTTGTATTGCATAGTCTTTCAGGTCCTCGAGAGCTTCAgcttttctattttccattttttacacttttctatttatccattctgctggGGAACATCCTCATTGTGCTCACGATCATTTCTGAACCTGTGctacacacacccatgtacttcctGCTCAGTAACCTCTCCTTCATTGACGTGTGTCTGTCCACCTTTGCCACTCCAAAAATGATTGCTGACTTCCTTGTGGAACACAAGACCATCTCTTTTGAAGGCTGCATGGCCCAGATATTCTTTCAGCATGTCTTTGGTGGTGGAGAAATGATGCTCCTGGTGGCCATGGCGTATGATAGATATGTAGCCATATGTCAACCCCTGCACTATGCAGCCATCATGAGCTCATGCAAGTGCACAGGCCTCGTGTTGGGCTCCTGGGTCATTGGGGTTCTGCACTCATTAAGTCAGCTGGTTTTCATAGTAAACCTTCCATTCTGTGGCCCCAATAAAGTGGACAGCTTTTTCTGTGACCTTCCCCTGGTTATCAAACTTGCCTGCACTGATACATATCTCCTCCATATTCTGATGGTTTCCTACAGTATTCTAATGGCTCTGAGCTCTTTTATGCTCTTGCTGATCTCCTATTCAGTCATTCTGGTCACCTTACGGCATCATTCCTCAGTGGGCCTGGCCAAGGCACAGGCCACCCTGACTGCCCACGTCACTGTGGTGATCCTCTTTTTTGGACCTTCCATTGTCATCTATGCCTGGCCTTCTGGTAACTTCCCAGCAGATAAGGCGCTCTCAATATTCTATACTGTTTTCACCCCTCTCTTAAACCCCTTGATCTATGCTTTAAGAAATAAGGAAGTAATAACAGCAATGCGAAAACTGAGGAGTCAACAAATCAGTTCTTGA